One region of Diabrotica undecimpunctata isolate CICGRU chromosome 6, icDiaUnde3, whole genome shotgun sequence genomic DNA includes:
- the LOC140443812 gene encoding kelch domain-containing protein 3-like — MPWITCLEGGPKRVNHAAVAVGHKIYSFGGYCTGENSREYTSMDVHVLNTTTLRWTQHPVSDLPYFENDDILPYKRYGHTAIVYGEKVYIWGGRNDRASCSTLFCFDTVWHCWTAPKTTGHFPPARDGHTACLWKNYMIIYGGYEEHSDSFAQIIYHLNLDTMHWTYVPVGGPEPSARDFHTSVVINDRMYLFGGRGTLVDHFVGGRQMMYCNELWYLDLNTFTWHHCEVTGTVPVGRRSHSAFVYDEKMYIFGGYNSDRDRHYNNIFEFDPKTNVWKKLSVTGKKPCRRRRQACVLVGDRVYMFGGTSPHPSVSANSRNIDDKLRDHSDMHVLDFKPTLKTLCIMAVRKYKIEDTNLPQNLRTDIYNMYTPNKIFLNRPNNSAG, encoded by the exons ATGCCTTGGATAACCTGTTTAGAAGGTGGCCCCAAGAGAGTTAATCATGCAGCTGTTGCTGTAGGTCATAAAATTTATTCTTTTGGGGGATACTGCACTGGAGAGAACTCCCGGGAGTACACATCCATGGATGTACATGTGTTAAATACTACTACCCTTCGATGGACACAACATCCTGTGAGTGACTTGCCATATTTTGAAAATGATGATATTCTTCCCTACAAGAG ATATGGTCATACTGCAATAGTATATGGGGAAAAAGTCTATATATGGGGTGGTAGAAATGATAGAGCCTCATGTTCAACTCTATTCTGTTTTGATACTGTTTGGCACTGTTGGACAGCTCCTAAAACAACTGGACATTTCCCCCCAGCTCGAGATGGGCATACAGCTTGTTTATGGAAGAATTATATGATTATTTATGGTGGATATGAAGAACATTCAGACTCTTTTGCTCAAATTATATATCACTTGAATTTAGATACTATGCATTGGACATATGTCCCTGTAGGTG GACCGGAACCAAGCGCACGGGATTTTCATACAAGTGTCGTAATCAATGATAGAATGTATTTGTTTGGAGGAAGAGGTACCTTAGTTGATCACTTTGTTGGGGGTAGACAAATGATGTATTGTAATGAATTGTGGTATTTAGATCTTAATACTTTTACATGGCACCATTGTGAAGTCACGGGAACTGTCCCAGTTGGGAGAAGAAGCCATTCTGCAT ttgtttatgatgaaaaaatgtacatttttggAGGATATAACTCAGACAGAGATCGACACTATAATAATATATTCGAATTCGATCCAAAGACCAATGTATGGAAGAAATTGAGTGTAACCGGCAAAAAACCCTGTAGACGAAGAAGACAGGCCTGTGTGTTGGTCGGAGATAGAGTCTATATGTTTGGTGGGACAAG tccacATCCATCAGTTTCGGCAAATAGTAGGAATATAGATGATAAATTAAGAGATCATAGTGATATGCATGTGTTGGATTTTAAACCAACATTAAAAACGCTATGCATTATGGCGGTTAGGAAATACAAGATAGAAGACACAAACCTTCCACAAAATTTAAG